One window of Desulfomicrobium apsheronum genomic DNA carries:
- a CDS encoding O-antigen ligase family protein translates to MLIIGLCFLLVPLLQIIPLPLALLETLSPVRGQWARTLLELGNISSTTISYEPLATWMRLAWWLFLLTFAVLLAQALNSGRAKYPVWLLHSLFVLAGLEAIYGILQALLPGLGVLWNMDPQTGLAYKGSARGTFINRNHYAAFLGLLWPVLLAYVLILKSPRKMEHVLGKRAQAQVLVQQKVFAVFCLALVILGLVLSQSRGGILGALLSFTLLYLFAGLRQKRVTAALFACWIIMLGYGTIIGFDDISNRFSQIGQGATVRVEIWKDGWNAVRDHPLTGTGLGTYPSVGRAYQNAFSPQLRAHHAHNDYLEAVVEMGLPAAGILILGIWALWCSRAFFLWRKRQTMDPDRLVLAAGSLAALGGYLLHSWVEFNNAIPANQLTAIMVAIFHIHISRENTDQAGQTD, encoded by the coding sequence TTGCTGATCATCGGCCTGTGTTTTCTTCTGGTGCCGCTTTTGCAAATCATCCCCCTGCCTCTCGCCCTGCTTGAAACCCTATCTCCCGTCCGGGGACAATGGGCCAGGACGCTCCTTGAACTGGGAAACATCTCCAGCACCACCATCAGCTACGAACCGCTGGCGACATGGATGCGTCTTGCGTGGTGGCTCTTTCTTCTCACTTTCGCCGTGCTCCTGGCCCAGGCCCTGAACTCCGGCCGAGCAAAATACCCTGTCTGGCTCCTGCATTCCCTCTTTGTCTTGGCTGGCCTCGAAGCGATCTATGGCATCCTGCAGGCGCTGCTGCCCGGTCTGGGCGTCCTGTGGAACATGGATCCTCAGACCGGCCTCGCCTACAAAGGTTCCGCTCGCGGCACGTTCATCAATCGCAACCACTATGCAGCTTTTCTCGGACTGCTTTGGCCCGTGCTGCTGGCCTATGTCCTCATACTCAAATCTCCACGCAAGATGGAACATGTCCTCGGCAAGCGGGCGCAAGCTCAAGTCCTCGTGCAGCAGAAAGTCTTTGCCGTCTTCTGTCTTGCCCTGGTCATCCTTGGCCTCGTGCTCAGCCAGTCCCGGGGAGGGATTCTGGGGGCCCTGCTGTCCTTCACCCTGCTCTATCTTTTTGCCGGACTCCGTCAAAAACGAGTTACCGCGGCCCTCTTCGCATGCTGGATCATCATGCTCGGTTATGGGACAATCATCGGTTTCGACGACATCTCGAACCGCTTTTCTCAAATCGGCCAGGGTGCAACGGTAAGAGTTGAAATCTGGAAGGACGGATGGAACGCGGTCCGGGATCACCCTCTGACCGGCACCGGACTCGGCACCTATCCATCCGTAGGCCGGGCCTACCAAAATGCATTCAGCCCGCAACTGCGGGCCCACCATGCCCACAATGACTACCTCGAAGCAGTCGTGGAGATGGGCCTGCCTGCCGCCGGCATTCTGATCCTCGGCATCTGGGCGCTGTGGTGCAGCCGGGCCTTTTTTCTATGGCGAAAACGCCAAACCATGGACCCGGATCGCCTTGTTCTGGCAGCCGGCTCCCTGGCCGCCCTTGGTGGATATCTCCTGCACTCTTGGGTGGAATTCAACAATGCCATCCCCGCGAACCAGCTGACGGCTATCATGGTGGCAATTTTTCACATTCACATTTCGCGGGAAAACACTGACCAGGCCGGGCAGACGGACTGA
- a CDS encoding GumC family protein, translated as MAEKEHFEALQRDGATFFTPLHASRAPFSSTEFRESPHDVEIEVNLRDYLDVLLRRKWLIGSILFAVFVTTAIITLAMTPIYKATGRLEFTLQSPKVTKFEDMTVPQTQTREFMNTQSKLLISDSLAWRVIETLDLVNNPSFNTDIETENGSGLMSGIGSLLKRLVGHSSEVDPSELERHEAEVQQRLLKSFMKSLEVKAERDTTILNLAFSSENPAVARDVVNTLIRSFIFWQMDKKVQSASLANEQLGKQIDLARIRLEKSEAELNRFAQKAGIVSLDSRMNLIYKQLEAINTALAAAHAERLSKEALDMQAREAGISGMPMVIANLLIQHLRQHHVVLVSEYEDMLVVFKPDYPEAKRLKAKIDDVAAKIADEEDRILQAIRNDYLAAVKNEDGLRVQAEKAKAQAMDLNDRATQYNILNREVTANKDIHQSLLQRAKEIDATMGADISNIQVVDNALLPVIADRPRIKLNLFLSMGIGLMLGLAAAFLLEFMDNTIKSVDELSDRFGITILGVLPEVEDGLKDKLDDLVVCDPRAGFSEAIRTTRVSIQLSTTGVGSTQKLLITSTTEGEGKSTIAVNMAKAFTAAGEKVLIIDADLRRPRLHKVFSQAVPGGGGLSELLVETRSLEDVLRATDMKNLYFIPAGLLPPNPAELLASKRMHQCLEELGKTFDRIIIDGPPSVGFADVLVLSSLVNGVILISTLGKTHRQALSLFRSSLANINARFLGSIVNRLNVQSRFGGFYSKYYYQSYGYENRSPERGTEASLEGPKSSAAS; from the coding sequence ATGGCTGAAAAAGAACATTTCGAGGCTCTCCAAAGGGACGGCGCAACATTTTTCACTCCTCTGCACGCAAGCCGGGCGCCGTTCTCCTCGACGGAATTTCGGGAATCGCCGCATGATGTGGAAATCGAGGTGAACCTACGTGATTACCTAGATGTGCTCCTCAGACGCAAATGGCTCATCGGCTCGATATTGTTCGCAGTCTTCGTGACCACGGCCATCATCACCCTGGCCATGACGCCGATCTACAAGGCCACGGGCAGACTCGAATTCACCCTTCAGTCGCCCAAGGTTACCAAGTTCGAGGACATGACGGTTCCCCAGACCCAGACACGCGAGTTCATGAATACGCAAAGTAAGCTGCTGATTTCGGATTCTCTTGCCTGGCGCGTCATAGAAACCTTGGATCTGGTCAACAACCCAAGTTTCAATACGGACATCGAAACCGAAAATGGTTCAGGACTGATGAGCGGTATTGGCAGTTTGCTGAAGAGGCTTGTCGGACACTCTTCCGAAGTGGATCCATCGGAGTTGGAAAGGCACGAGGCCGAAGTCCAGCAGCGACTGCTCAAATCGTTCATGAAAAGCCTGGAAGTCAAAGCGGAGCGCGACACCACTATTCTGAACCTGGCTTTTTCCTCCGAGAATCCTGCGGTGGCGCGGGATGTGGTGAATACTCTCATTCGGAGCTTCATCTTCTGGCAGATGGACAAGAAGGTTCAGTCCGCGAGCCTGGCCAATGAACAGTTGGGGAAGCAGATCGATCTGGCTCGGATCAGGCTGGAGAAGTCCGAGGCCGAGTTGAATCGGTTTGCGCAAAAAGCGGGCATCGTGTCTCTCGATAGCCGCATGAATCTGATCTACAAACAGCTTGAGGCCATCAACACCGCGCTGGCCGCGGCTCACGCCGAACGATTGTCGAAAGAGGCCCTGGACATGCAGGCGCGTGAGGCCGGAATTTCCGGCATGCCCATGGTCATCGCCAACCTACTCATCCAGCACTTGCGACAGCATCACGTCGTACTCGTCTCGGAGTACGAGGATATGCTTGTCGTCTTCAAGCCGGATTATCCGGAAGCCAAACGCCTCAAGGCCAAGATCGACGATGTGGCCGCGAAAATCGCTGATGAGGAAGACCGTATCCTGCAGGCCATCCGCAACGATTACCTCGCGGCCGTCAAAAACGAGGATGGCCTCCGTGTGCAGGCCGAGAAGGCCAAGGCGCAGGCCATGGACCTCAATGACAGAGCTACGCAGTACAATATTCTCAACCGCGAAGTGACGGCCAACAAGGATATTCACCAATCGTTGCTGCAACGCGCCAAGGAGATCGACGCTACGATGGGTGCGGATATCAGCAACATCCAGGTTGTGGATAACGCCCTGTTGCCTGTCATCGCCGACAGGCCGCGCATCAAGCTCAATTTGTTCCTGTCCATGGGCATCGGCCTCATGCTTGGCTTGGCCGCTGCATTTCTGCTCGAATTTATGGACAATACAATCAAGAGCGTGGACGAGCTGTCCGATCGCTTCGGGATAACTATCCTCGGGGTGCTTCCCGAGGTTGAGGACGGTCTCAAGGACAAACTTGATGATCTGGTCGTCTGTGATCCTCGGGCGGGTTTTTCCGAAGCCATCCGCACCACCCGGGTATCCATCCAACTATCCACCACCGGTGTCGGAAGCACTCAGAAGCTGCTCATCACCAGCACTACGGAAGGGGAGGGCAAATCGACCATAGCCGTGAACATGGCAAAGGCTTTTACTGCCGCAGGGGAAAAGGTTCTCATTATCGACGCTGATTTGCGACGTCCACGGCTGCACAAGGTCTTTTCCCAAGCTGTTCCGGGCGGAGGCGGGCTCAGTGAGCTTTTGGTCGAAACCAGGAGTCTGGAAGATGTATTGAGAGCGACCGACATGAAAAATCTCTATTTCATTCCTGCGGGCTTGTTGCCGCCCAATCCCGCCGAGCTTTTGGCCTCGAAGCGCATGCACCAGTGTTTGGAAGAGTTGGGCAAGACCTTCGACCGAATTATCATCGACGGACCTCCTTCTGTCGGTTTTGCAGACGTGTTGGTGTTGAGCAGCCTGGTTAATGGCGTCATACTGATCAGCACCCTGGGCAAGACGCACCGGCAGGCGTTGTCGCTGTTCCGAAGTTCCCTGGCCAACATCAATGCCCGCTTTCTCGGTAGCATTGTCAATCGGTTAAATGTCCAGAGCCGCTTCGGCGGGTTTTATTCCAAATATTACTACCAATCATACGGCTACGAAAACCGTAGCCCCGAACGTGGAACCGAGGCCTCCTTGGAAGGTCCGAAGTCGTCAGCCGCTTCCTGA
- a CDS encoding polysaccharide biosynthesis/export family protein: MKIASHKIAGFGRTNQSIIFSILKISTLLFASLCLACAARGPKATTDITKLTSFAQGAEKPLDVAELNKKISAAFTATPSYEDYVLDGGDLIQVSIFEAPDLNTEARVSARGEVSLPLLNTVRIAGLAVRDAELRIEELYRENYLQDPHITIFIKEQFGSKVTMMGALNKPGTYDYFSRMNLMDFLAIAEGLSDTAGRVVQVRRKGRQGETPQSLLIDLDQMVKEGSEELNVAINGGDVIYVPEAGSVYVDGAVRKAGSYPIRKEMSVQEAIISAGGLQAFADAGNVKLVRYLDNGRREVAKLSLDELQRGETDKFRIQDRDVIFVESSAIGTFFQGVRLSLGTGMLGVGYTPPAR, encoded by the coding sequence ATGAAAATAGCTTCTCACAAAATTGCAGGATTCGGCCGAACAAATCAGTCCATCATCTTTTCGATCCTTAAAATTTCGACTCTTCTCTTCGCGAGCCTCTGCCTGGCTTGCGCGGCGAGAGGCCCCAAGGCCACGACCGACATCACAAAACTGACAAGCTTCGCCCAGGGAGCGGAAAAACCCTTGGACGTGGCCGAACTCAACAAAAAAATTTCTGCGGCCTTCACCGCGACTCCAAGTTACGAGGACTATGTCCTGGACGGTGGAGATCTCATTCAAGTCAGTATCTTCGAAGCTCCCGACCTCAATACCGAAGCGCGGGTCAGCGCCCGTGGCGAGGTCTCTCTCCCGCTACTGAACACAGTGCGGATTGCCGGTCTGGCCGTCCGTGACGCCGAACTGCGTATTGAGGAACTGTATCGCGAAAATTACCTTCAGGATCCGCACATCACCATTTTTATCAAAGAGCAGTTCGGCTCCAAAGTCACCATGATGGGAGCGCTCAACAAGCCCGGGACCTATGATTATTTCTCCCGAATGAACCTCATGGATTTCCTCGCGATAGCCGAAGGTCTCAGCGACACCGCCGGACGTGTCGTGCAGGTCCGGCGCAAGGGACGACAAGGCGAGACTCCCCAATCCCTGCTCATAGATCTTGACCAGATGGTCAAGGAAGGCAGCGAAGAGCTCAATGTGGCCATCAATGGCGGAGATGTGATTTATGTGCCTGAAGCTGGCTCGGTTTATGTGGATGGAGCCGTCCGCAAGGCAGGATCATACCCCATACGCAAAGAAATGTCCGTCCAGGAGGCCATTATTTCCGCAGGCGGATTGCAGGCCTTCGCCGACGCTGGAAACGTCAAGCTGGTCCGCTACCTCGACAATGGACGAAGGGAAGTGGCGAAACTGTCCCTCGATGAGCTGCAACGAGGCGAAACTGACAAATTCAGGATTCAGGACCGGGATGTCATCTTTGTGGAATCAAGCGCCATCGGCACTTTTTTCCAGGGGGTGCGCCTGTCGCTTGGAACCGGCATGTTGGGTGTCGGCTATACGCCTCCGGCCCGCTAA
- a CDS encoding tyrosine-protein phosphatase, whose amino-acid sequence MIDIHSHILPGLDDGSRNLEESVAMARMAVDDGIHGVICTPHWNPPMWPNERSDISLAVDEFRSRLQEEAIPLQIWPGSELHLDAELPSMLAEGRLGSLNSGSWLLLELPGSFLPRRIDDYLWRLLQLGYQVILAHPERYSYVLRDPGQLHAWVEMGVTVQLTSASLLGRLGPEILSLSQLLLEHRLVHFLASDSHGEHSRRPQLREALDVATDIMGREDALRLVERHPNAVVMNKPLSLTDFAPMPISKKRRFWFNFW is encoded by the coding sequence ATGATAGATATTCATTCTCACATACTGCCCGGTCTAGATGACGGCTCCCGGAACTTGGAAGAGTCAGTTGCCATGGCTCGAATGGCTGTCGACGATGGAATCCATGGCGTTATTTGTACGCCACATTGGAATCCTCCGATGTGGCCCAACGAACGAAGCGACATTTCTTTGGCCGTAGATGAATTCCGCTCACGATTGCAGGAGGAAGCCATTCCTTTGCAAATCTGGCCTGGAAGTGAACTTCATTTGGATGCCGAGTTGCCATCCATGCTCGCTGAAGGCCGCTTGGGCTCCCTCAACAGCGGTTCCTGGTTGCTGCTGGAGTTGCCAGGAAGTTTTTTGCCTCGCAGAATCGATGATTATCTGTGGCGGCTACTCCAGTTGGGCTACCAAGTGATCCTGGCTCATCCTGAACGCTATTCTTACGTGCTTCGTGACCCGGGACAGTTGCATGCCTGGGTCGAAATGGGAGTGACTGTGCAACTCACCTCCGCCAGTCTGCTTGGTCGGCTTGGGCCGGAAATCTTGTCCCTTTCACAACTTCTGCTGGAGCACCGCCTTGTGCATTTCTTGGCTAGCGACAGCCATGGCGAACACTCTCGCCGTCCACAACTTCGCGAGGCTCTTGATGTCGCAACCGACATCATGGGCAGAGAGGATGCCTTGCGATTGGTCGAGCGGCACCCAAACGCGGTCGTTATGAACAAACCCCTTTCGTTGACTGATTTCGCTCCGATGCCCATTTCGAAAAAAAGGCGGTTCTGGTTTAATTTTTGGTGA
- a CDS encoding undecaprenyl-phosphate glucose phosphotransferase — protein MPNKMSHDAVLILSLLKGFDALSGVLILGLCQIAYQNTMFVTREYQTLAFLILFLAPICLNLAGTYRPWFAAKWQLEARRLLLGCVLAYSCLLVIGYVLKSSSDFSRVIITTWMIIWPIFLFVFRATLSCFLRHFGRKKQFTRTAVIVGAGALGVSVSNYLTNNVWLGIGVQGLFDDKKEGRLENHGMILGRTDMVADHVREQGTDIVYITLPMRAEKKIKRIVNELTDSTSTVYFVPDIFQFKMMLSGIVDYLGDIPAIALWESPFFGFYAVLKRTLDLILGTLILILSAPIMLTIAIAIKFDSPGPIFFAQQRYGLDGTPIMVLKFRTMNVCENGHNFTQCVKFDSRVTKIGAFLRRYSLDELPQFLNVLQGSMSIVGPRPHAVAMNEEYRKLVAGYMLRHKVKPGITGLAQVNGFRGPTDTLDKMEGRIRMDLEYIRTWTPLLDFKIILQTIAGGFTGTNAC, from the coding sequence ATGCCAAACAAAATGAGCCATGATGCTGTATTAATCCTGAGCCTTCTCAAAGGATTTGACGCGTTATCAGGAGTCCTCATCCTTGGTCTTTGTCAGATAGCCTACCAGAACACCATGTTTGTCACCAGAGAATACCAGACCCTGGCTTTTCTGATCCTGTTTCTCGCTCCAATCTGCCTCAATCTTGCCGGAACCTACCGTCCATGGTTCGCGGCAAAGTGGCAACTTGAAGCAAGACGCCTGCTCCTAGGTTGCGTCTTGGCTTATTCCTGCCTGCTCGTCATCGGATATGTCCTCAAAAGCAGTTCCGACTTCTCGCGTGTCATCATCACGACATGGATGATCATTTGGCCTATATTTCTCTTTGTGTTTAGGGCCACGTTAAGCTGTTTTCTGCGCCATTTTGGTCGCAAGAAACAGTTCACCCGTACAGCGGTCATTGTCGGAGCCGGAGCACTTGGCGTCTCCGTATCCAACTATCTTACAAATAACGTCTGGCTCGGTATTGGAGTCCAGGGTCTTTTCGACGACAAGAAAGAGGGACGCTTGGAGAACCACGGCATGATTCTGGGCAGGACAGACATGGTTGCCGACCATGTGCGCGAACAAGGAACAGATATCGTATACATCACGCTGCCAATGCGGGCAGAAAAAAAAATAAAACGCATCGTCAACGAGCTGACAGACTCAACATCCACTGTCTATTTTGTTCCAGACATCTTTCAATTTAAAATGATGCTTTCCGGAATTGTGGACTACCTCGGAGATATCCCAGCAATTGCACTCTGGGAATCACCATTTTTTGGATTCTACGCTGTATTAAAACGCACGCTGGATCTCATCTTGGGCACGCTAATCCTGATTTTATCGGCCCCGATAATGCTCACCATTGCCATTGCCATAAAATTTGATTCCCCTGGACCGATATTTTTCGCTCAGCAGCGATATGGACTGGATGGCACACCAATCATGGTTCTGAAGTTCAGAACCATGAACGTCTGCGAAAACGGACATAATTTCACCCAGTGCGTAAAATTTGATTCCAGAGTGACAAAGATCGGCGCATTTCTACGACGATACTCTCTGGATGAACTGCCACAATTTCTAAACGTACTCCAAGGTTCCATGTCCATTGTCGGACCACGCCCTCACGCCGTGGCCATGAACGAGGAGTACCGCAAACTCGTGGCAGGATACATGCTCCGTCACAAAGTCAAACCCGGCATTACCGGCCTGGCCCAAGTCAACGGATTCCGCGGGCCAACCGACACTCTGGACAAAATGGAAGGCAGGATACGCATGGATCTGGAATACATTCGAACATGGACCCCGCTTCTAGATTTCAAAATCATCCTTCAAACCATCGCAGGCGGCTTCACAGGAACTAACGCGTGCTGA